In one Drosophila pseudoobscura strain MV-25-SWS-2005 chromosome X, UCI_Dpse_MV25, whole genome shotgun sequence genomic region, the following are encoded:
- the ttm2 gene encoding mitochondrial import inner membrane translocase subunit TIM50-B: MTLRAIARLHCRRARLGRRSRLLTSGVVPTMVDTEEAQTAGATGSTAQEGGQNQSQDQNQSQSCRIIFGISMDRPSSLVSSAHRRYSTFEKTHTEILSKLFPQTSIQPKDEESQRRQKREEEEEKAEFERAWRRMKLGLSAFGMGGLLFSFWAIYFFGKPPLDEEGNVADDEFSKLPEIQQYIGRTWRTVNRFTQLIQEPSSQKLLPDELLAPYVQPPYTLVLEVKDVLIHPDWTYKTGWRFKKRPGVDLFLSECAKYFEIVIYTAEQGITVFPLLDALDPNGYIMYRLVRDSTHFVDGHHVKNLDNLNRDLKRVVVVDWDKNSTKLHPKNTFSIPRWSGNDDDTALFDLVSFLTVLGISEIEDVREVLQYYSQFKDPVAKFRENQKKLSEKMMAEELKKSSKPQPMVRNWTRRFFNS, encoded by the coding sequence ATGACTTTAAGGGCCATCGCGCGGCTCCACTGCAGACGAGCACGGTTAGGCCGCAGGTCGCGGCTGCTTACTTCAGGTGTGGTGCCCACCATGGTCGACACAGAGGAGGCACAGACCGCTGGAGCAACGGGTTCGACTGCACAGGAAGGGGGCCAGAACCAGAGTCAGGACCAGAACCAAAGCCAGAGCTGTAGAATCATTTTTGGTATCTCGATGGATCGACCCTCATCGCTGGTCTCTTCTGCTCATCGACGCTACTCGACCTTTGAGAAGACGCATACGGAAATTCTATCGAAACTATTTCCGCAAACCTCGATCCAGCCGAAGGATGAGGAAAGCCAGCGGCGCCAGAagcgcgaggaggaggaggagaaggcgGAGTTCGAGCGGGCCTGGAGGCGAATGAAGCTGGGATTGAGTGCCTTCGGCATGGGCGGCTTGCTGTTCTCGTTTTGGGCCATATATTTCTTCGGCAAGCCACCGCTCGACGAGGAGGGCAACGTGGCCGACGATGAGTTTAGCAAATTGCCGGAAATCCAACAGTATATCGGTCGAACCTGGCGGACGGTGAATAGGTTTACGCAGTTGATACAAGAGCCTTCGAGTCAGAAGCTACTGCCAGACGAACTGCTGGCGCCCTACGTGCAGCCGCCCTATACCTTGGTGCTCGAGGTCAAGGATGTCCTCATACACCCTGACTGGACATACAAGACGGGCTGGCGCTTCAAGAAGCGTCCCGGCGTGGACCTGTTCCTCAGCGAGTGTGCCAAGTACTTTGAGATCGTCATCTACACGGCGGAGCAGGGAATTACTGTGTTTCCGCTGCTCGACGCCCTCGATCCAAACGGCTACATAATGTACCGTCTAGTGCGCGACTCTACACACTTTGTGGATGGCCACCACGTTAAGAACCTGGACAATCTTAACCGCGATCTGAAGCGTGTGGTAGTCGTGGACTGGGACAAGAACTCAACGAAGCTGCATCCGAAGAACACATTCTCGATACCCCGATGGTCCGGCAACGACGACGATACGGCGTTGTTCGATCTGGTCTCGTTTCTGACTGTTCTCGGCATCAGTGAGATCGAGGACGTTCGCGAGGTGCTGCAGTACTACAGCCAGTTCAAGGATCCCGTGGCCAAGTTCCgtgaaaaccagaaaaaactCAGCGAGAAAATGATGGCCGAAGAGTTGAAAAAGTCCAGCAAGCCGCAGCCGATGGTCCGAAACTGGACGCGTCGTTTTTTCAATAGTTAA
- the LOC6899972 gene encoding ATP-dependent RNA helicase p62-like, with the protein MSPPRSGFNRGFGRSGGSVHTGRVDRRHRQSHGKGSPRRRNGGANRSGAGGMNDDFNDLPSARWSDMRLTAFEKNFYREHPTTQSRPSHEVELFRRQHQIAIRGQAPNPIQFFEEVCFPDYCMDEIRRQRYSEPTPIQAQAWPIALSGHNLVGIAKTGSGKTLAFILPAILHINGQQPLQRGEGPIALVLAPTRELAQQIQSVANDFGSSAFVRNTCVFGGAPRSKQASDLKRGVEIIIATPGRLLDFLQSGATNLRRCTYLVLDEADRMLDMGFEPQIRKVLGQIRPDRQILMWSATWPKEVRQLAEDFLGSYIQINIGSLELSANHNIRQYVEVCGEHEKSAKLKDLLSHIYDQAHAPGKIIIFVATKKKTDELARFINAFGVSVGSIHGDKSQMDRDSVLNDFRSGRANILVATDVAARGLDVDGIKYVINFDYPQSSEDYIHRIGRTGRKLSKGTSYAFFTRKNARCARALIDILREANQNVNPELENLARGGAGGAGGAGGGREPRSRVGRGSARNYGSGRYTRNANKNTNSSRARADPR; encoded by the exons ATGTCGCCACCTCGCAGCGGCTTCAATCGAGGATTTGGGCGCAGCGGCGGAAGTG TGCATACGGGTCGCGTAGATAGAAGACACAGGCAGTCCCATGGCAAAGGGAGTCCACGGCGCAGGAACGGAGGAGCTAATCGCAGTGGTGCTGGCGGAATGAATGATGATTTCAATG ATCTTCCCAGCGCCAGGTGGTCGGATATGCGCCTAACAGCTTTTGAGAAGAACTTTTATCGTGAACATCCCACAACCCAGAGCCGGCCATCGCACGAGGTCGAGCTGTTTCGGAGACAGCACCAAATCGCCATTCGTGGACAGGCTCCGAATCCCATACAGTTCTTTGAGGAAGTGTGCTTCCCCGACTATTGCATGGACGAGATCCGGCGCCAGCGGTACTCCGAGCCCACGCCGATCCAGGCACAGGCCTGGCCCATAGCTCTATCAGGGCACAATCTGGTCGGCATAGCCAAGACGGGATCTGGCAAGACGCTCGCCTTCATTCTGCCTGCCATCCTGCATATCAATGGACAGCAGCCGTTGCAGCGCGGCGAGGGACCCATAGCCCTGGTGCTCGCCCCCACCCGGGAACTGGCCCAGCAGATACAGTCGGTGGCCAATGACTTTGGCTCCAGTGCCTTTGTGCGCAACACCTGTGTCTTTGGAGGAGCACCGCGGTCCAAGCAGGCCAGCGACCTGAAGCGTGGAGTCGAGATTATCATCGCAACACCGGGCCGATTGCTCGACTTTCTGCAGTCTGGAGCCACAAATCTCCGCCGATGCACATATCTTGTACTGGACGAAGCCGACCGCATGTTGGACATGGGCTTTGAGCCGCAGATCCGTAAGGTACTCGGCCAGATCCGCCCGGACCGTCAGATACTCATGTGGAGTGCCACTTGGCCCAAAGAGGTGCGTCAACTGGCCGAAGACTTTCTCGGCAGCTACATTCAG ATCAACATCGGGTCCTTGGAGTTGTCGGCCAATCACAACATACGGCAGTACGTGGAGGTGTGCGGAGAGCACGAGAAGAGTGCTAAGCTCAAGGACCTGCTGTCGCACATCTACGATCAGGCGCACGCACCGGGCAAGATAATTATATTCGTGGCCACAAAGAAGAAAACGGACGAACTGGCCAGATTCATAAACGCATTTGGGGTTAGTGTTGGATCGATACACGGCGACAAGTCCCAGATGGACCGCGATAGTGTACTGAACGACTTCCGAAGCGGACGGGCGAATATCCTGGTGGCCACAGACGTGGCTGCGCGCGGCCTGGACGTGGACGGCATTAAGTATGTCATTAATTTCGACTATCCGCAGTCGTCGGAGGACTACATACACCGGATCGGGCGGACGGGCAGAAAGCTCTCGAAGGGCACGTCCTATGCATTTTTCACGCGCAAAAACGCCAGGTGCGCACGTGCTCTGATTGATATACTTCGCGAAGCGAACCAGAATGTTAATCCCGAATTGGAGAATCTGGCACGCGGCGGTGCTGGAGGTGCAGGAGGCGCTGGAGGAGGTCGCGAACCGCGATCCCGCGTAGGTCGAGGCTCTGCCCGGAACTATGGATCGGGAAGGTATACTCGTAATGCGAATAAGAATACGAATTCAAGTCGGGCCCGGGCAGATCCTCGCTAG
- the miple2 gene encoding uncharacterized protein miple2, translating into MNLIVTSASALTVLNFVLLVLADIPSLINGEEVSDGVRLVMKTRSGDTLVRAARGALPEEAVSPATNVDGQRMRNNRKSNRSQDNLQQAGGHKSRTGHKKHAVAENASAVAQHPAQPKHKQGHKNSDKQQRQVIKQQQHGHQSHPGGKRPGPKAKASETASTCRYAKSAWSNCDAKSNMRTRILSLKKGEQNCLPTRTIQKKCKKGCRYEKGTWTPCIAGQMTREDKLQAEGVGASDQNCDPVRTVNKKCKGTGSSPEGKHHGPNRAAKERKQKDKGTPRRTAPQE; encoded by the exons ATGAATCTCATAGTTACATCTGCGTCCGCACTAACGGTGCTGAAttttgtgctgctggtgctggcggATATCCCCTCATTGATTAATGGCGAAGAGGTCTCTGATGGCGTGCGCCTGGTGATGAAGACTCGCTCCGGCGATACGCTTGTCCGGGCGGCCCGTGGGGCACTGCCGGAGGAGGCAGTCTCTCCCGCAACCAATGTGGATGGCCAGCGCATGAGAAACAACCGTAAATCGAACAGATCGCAGGATAATTTGCAACAAGCCGGCGGCCACAAGTCCAGGACGGGCCACAAGAAGCATGCGGTCGCGGAGAATGCCAGTGCAGTCGCTCAGCACCCGGCGCAGCCGAAGCACAAGCAAGGCCACAAAAATAGTgacaagcagcagcggcaggtaataaagcaacaacagcatggACATCAGTCCCATCCAGGGGGCAAACGGCCAGGACCCAAGGCAAAGGCTTCCGAAACTG CGTCCACTTGCCGGTATGCGAAGAGCGCCTGGTCGAACTGCGATGCCAAGTCCAACATGCGCACTCGAATTCTGTCTCTGAAGAAAGGGGAGCAGAACTGCCTGCCAACACGAACCATACAGAAGAAGTGCAAGAAAG GATGTCGATATGAGAAGGGCACTTGGACACCGTGCATCGCTGGACAAATGACGCGCGAGGATAAGTTGCAGGCAGAGGGAGTCGGGGCCAGCGATCAGAACTGCGATCCAGTGCGTACCGTCAACAAAAAGTGCAAGGGAACTGGCAGCTCGCCTGAAGGAAAGCACCACGGCCCGAACCGAGCCGCAAAGGAGCGCAAACAGAAGGATAAAG GTACTCCTCGTCGCACTGCACCGCAGGAGTAG
- the miple1 gene encoding uncharacterized protein miple1, translating to MKYNYNALLLATFATWSAVFCSTVLGTTEGQETPLALPVAEHTTSPSVQGEVWEEDDHEVLIRNERGTKSDGLSCRYGKNPWTECDTKTNTRSRTLTLKKGDPACDQTRTIQKKCKKACRYEKGSWSECATGQMTRADKLKASSDPSCEATRVIKKNCKPGKSKDKSAKEQRKNKDKAARKGRV from the exons atgaaatataattataacGCGCTCTTGCTGGCAACATTTGCAACATGGTCGGCAGTGTTCTGTAGCACAGTTTTGGGAACCACAGAGGGCCAGGAAACGCCACTGGCCCTTCCCGTGGCCGAGCATACGACTTCTCCTTCCGTGCAAGGAGAAGTGTGGGAGGAAGACGACCACGAAGTGCTAATAAGGAACGAGCGTGGCACAAAGAGTGATG GCCTTTCATGCCGCTATGGTAAGAATCCCTGGACTGAATGTGATACAAAAACCAACACGCGCTCCAGAACCTTGACATTGAAAAAGGGAGATCCGGCATGCGATCAGACTCGCACCATTCAAAAGAAGTGTAAAAAAG CATGTCGCTATGAGAAAGGATCTTGGTCTGAATGCGCCACTGGACAAATGACTCGAGCCGATAAGTTGAAGGCGAGCAGTGATCCCTCTTGCGAAGCAACGCGTGTTATCAAGAAGAACTGCAAGCCCGGCAAGTCCAAGGACAAGAGTGCCAAGGAGCAGCGTAAAAACAAGGACAAAG CCGCTCGCAAAGGACGCGTTTAA
- the LOC26533223 gene encoding follistatin-related protein 1 yields MHVMFTLTGKAATKIVLFCFLISIVSILFALCVSLPLKQSSSACMAIETCDPFKPICATSINEHQFFYSQCEMVRDICLTGKDWKSDYLSHCNVSKL; encoded by the exons ATGCACGTAATGTTTACTTTGACCGGCAAAGCCGCGACGAAAATTGTATTGTTTTGCTTCCTGATCTCGATCGTGTCTATACTATTTGCGCTGTGCGTCTCTCTGCCATTAAAACAGAGCAGCTCGGCATGTATGGCCATCGAAACCTGTGATCCATTTAAGCCCATCTGTGCAACGTCCATAAACGAACATCAGTTTTTCTACAGCCAGTGCGAAATGGTACGGGATATCTGTCTAACCGGTAAGG ATTGGAAATCCGACTACTTAAGCCACTGCAATGTCAGCAAGCTTTAG
- the mRpL17 gene encoding 39S ribosomal protein L17, mitochondrial, whose translation MNQADVTKLMSQLRIAVRPNQRNLKNPDGAEGRLLKLRKTVTALMKHERIELYYNRADEARGYAELLISNAIRHGDRHRATMELADYWLLEKQLVHKLFKVLVPRYENYNVSYTRMYKAPRDYPGMYYRQSVLELRGNPYPSLFMDQSQNRNLLHNVLLDEARKEYRRSKLADLVK comes from the exons ATGAATCAGGCAGATGTAACTAAACTGATGTCACAGCTGCGGATTGCTGTGCGGCCCAATCAGCGTAATTTGAAGAATCCAGATGGAGCTGAGGGGCGCTTGCTGAAGCTACGTAAAACTGTTACTGCCTTGATGAAGCATGAGCGTATTGAACTGTACTACAATCGGGCCGATGAAGCTCGTGGCTACGCTGAACTG CTCATTTCCAATGCCATACGACATGGGGACCGGCATAGGGCCACTATGGAACTAGCTGATTATTGGCTCCTGGAGAAACAGCTGGTACATAAGCTGTTTAAAGTACTCGTTCCCCGCTACGAAAACTACAATGTATCGTACACTCGAATGTACAAAGCTCCGCGTGATTATCCGGGAATGTACTACAGACAGTCGGTGCTTGAACTCCGTGGCAATCCCTACCCTTCCCTATTTATGGATCAATCACAGAACCGCAATCTGCTGCACAATGTGCTCCTTGATGAGGCCAGGAAAGAGTATAGGCGTTCAAAGTTAGCCGACTTAGTTAAGTAG
- the LOC6899974 gene encoding DNA replication complex GINS protein PSF1-like, translated as MSRENKLFGDKAFELLKDLERSSQTIPAFDDDGVRQVLEEIKAIFEENVAQASSYNSSGDRSLWPLLNYRHAALQRNKRCLLAYLYERSKRIKALRWEFGPIIPGDIKQALCEPEVQFFNNYSKSLAAYMCIAGCSQGQGIDLTNNLRPPKSLYIEVRCMEDYGKFELDDGELIHLKKNSQHYLPRAQVESLVRQGILQHIA; from the coding sequence ATGAGCCGCGAAAACAAATTGTTTGGCGATAAAGCCTTCGAATTGCTGAAGGACCTGGAAAGGTCCTCCCAAACCATTCCCGCTTTTGATGACGACGGAGTGCGCCAAGTACTTGAGGAGATAAAGGCTATTTTCGAGGAGAACGTCGCTCAGGCTTCCAGCTACAACAGCTCTGGCGATCGGAGTTTGTGGCCGCTGCTAAATTATAGGCATGCGGCGTTGCAGCGGAACAAACGTTGTTTACTGGCTTACTTGTACGAGCGCAGTAAACGCATCAAAGCGTTACGCTGGGAATTCGGACCAATTATTCCTGGTGATATCAAGCAGGCCCTGTGCGAGCCCGAGGTTCAGTTTTTCAACAACTACTCCAAGTCTTTGGCGGCCTACATGTGCATCGCTGGCTGCAGCCAAGGGCAGGGCATCGATCTGACAAATAATCTACGGCCTCCCAAATCTCTGTACATTGAGGTGCGCTGCATGGAGGACTATGGAAAATTTGAATTGGATGATGGAGAGCTAATCCATTTGAAGAAGAACAGTCAGCACTATTTGCCGCGGGCCCAGGTGGAGTCTCTTGTGCGGCAGGGCATATTGCAGCACATAGCTTAA